The Streptomyces sp. NBC_00162 sequence TGGCCCGGGCGATGCCCGCGACAGGGAGGGGATCCCGGAGTACGGCTCCGAGCACCTGCCACCAGGCCGCGGTCAGGCCGGCCGGGCGGGCCAGCTCCTCCGACACCGCGAGGAACTGGCCGTTCAGCCGGAACACCCCGAGCGCGGTCCGGCTCAGCAGGTCCTGCCGGGCCCGGACGGGGAGTTCCTCCGGCTCACGCATCGCCCGCCGCCTCCGCCGCCATCAGGACCGGGTACGCGCTCGCGTCCGAGTCGTGGAACAGCCGGTACCAGGCGTCCAGCACATCCGGCTTGTACACGTCCAGGCGGGCGAAGACCTCGCGGGCGAAGGCCACCGGTTCCGTCGGCCCCGCCGTGATCAGGTCGCCGTCCGTCACCGCGTCGGCCTCGACGTAGCGCTCGGCGCCCCCGTAGCCCGGCTGCTCGGCCAGGTAGAAGGAGGCCGCGCTGGTGTGGGCGCGCCCGTCCAGCAGGCCCTCCCGGGCCAGGCCGGCCGTGGCTCCGCAGATCGCCGCGACCGGCACGCCGGCGTCCAGGAACTCCCGGGCCTTCGCCGCGAACGGCGCCAGCTCCTCGCTGGTGTCCCACAGCGAGGCGCCGGTGAGGATCAGCAGGGAGGAGTCCTGCGGCCGCAGGTCGGCCAGGGCCAGGTCGGGCTGGATGCGGACGCCGCCCATGGTGGTGACCGGCCGCTCCGCGGCCGGGCCGACGGTACGGACCCGGTGGCCGCGCTGGGTCAGGTGCGCGGTGGTGTGACCGGTCTCCCAGTCCGCGTACGTGTCGTAGACCGCGAGGTGGACGGGCTTGCGCGGGGTCTCGTTCATCGTGATCGCCTCCGGCGTTGACGTTCAGGACCTGCTCTGAGCTGCTCTGACCTGTTCTATGACAAGAGACTGTCATGATGACAGGATGCTGTCAATGGCTCAGAGAGGCAGGCGCGTGGCAGACAGACTGCCGAGACCGGCCCCCCACCCCCATACAGTCCGCCGATATCCCTCCCCACCTGCGCACTTCTAGCGTGACGCCATGACCCCTCATGTCACCTCGCACACCCTCGCCGCAGTGAAGGACGCCGACCGGAAGCATGTCTTCCACTCCTGGTCCGCCCAGGCCCTCATCGACCCGCTCGCCGTGGCCGGGGCCGAGGGGTCGTACTTCTGGGACTACGACGGCAAGCGCTTCCTCGACTTCTCCTCCCAGCTGGTCAACACCAACATCGGCCACCAGCACCCCAAGGTCGTCGCCGCCGTCCAGGAGCAGGCGGCCCGGCTCTGCACCCTCGCGCCCGGCTTCGCCGTCGACGTCCGCTCCGAGGCCGCACGCCTCATCGCCGAGCGGACCCCCGGCGACCTGGACAAGATCTTCTTCACCAACGGCGGCGCCGAGGCCGTCGAGAACGCCGTCCGCATGGCCCGGCTGCACACCGGCCGGCAGAAGGTGCTCTCCACCTACCGCTCGTACCACGGCGCCACCGCCGCCGCGATCAACCTCACCGGCGACCCGCGCCGCTGGCCCTCCGACACGGCCGCCGCAGGCGTCGTGCACTTCTGGGGCCCGTACCTCTACCGCTCCGCCTTCCACGCCACCACCGAGGCCGAGGAGTGCGAGCGGGCCCTCGCCCACCTCGCCGACACCATCGCCTTCGAGGGGCCGCAGACCATCGCGGCGATCATCCTGGAGAGCGTGCCCGGCACCGCCGGGATCATGACCCCGCCGGCCGGCTACCTCGCGGGCGTACGCGAGCTCTGCGACCGCCACGGCATCGTCTTCATCCTGGACGAGGTCATGTCGGGCTTCGGCCGCACCGGCAAGTGGTTCGCCGCCGACCACTGGGGCGTCACCCCCGACCTGATCACCTTCGCCAAGGGCGTGAACAGCGGTTACGTGCCGCTCGGCGGCGTCGCCATCTCCGCCGCCATCGCCGAGACCTTCGCCACACGCCCCTACCCGGGCGGACTCACCTACTCCGGCCACCCCCTGGCCTGCGCCGCCGCCGTCGCCACGATCAACGCGATGGAGGAGGAGGGCATCGTCGAGCACGCCGCCCACCTCGGCGCGAACGTGATCGGCCCGGCGCTCGCCGAGATCGCCGAGCGGCACCCCTCCGTCGGGGAGGTCCGCGGGCTGGGCACGTTCTGGGCCCTGGAACTCGTACGGGACAAGGAGACGCGCGAGCCCCTCGTCCCGTACAACGCCGCCGGTGCGGCCAACACGCCGATGGCCGAATTCGCGGCGGCCTGCAAGGCGTCCGGGCTGTGGCCCTTCGTCAACATGAACCGCACCCACGTCGTCCCCCCGTGCACCATCACGGAGGCGGAGGCGAAGGAGGGGCTGGCACTGCTGGACGAGGCACTGACGGTCGCCGACCGCCACACCACGTCCGGATAGCGGTCGGCACATTCGCATACCGATCTTCAACCGCTCTATTTCGGCCTCGCTGCCTGGCCTAAGGTGTCCGGAGTTCACCTAAGGAGACGGACCCCTATGCCAGGCAGCGGCGCTGTCACCCGCAACACACTTCGCCAGCAGATCGCGGACGCGCTGCGTGACGAGGTGCTCGCGGGACGCCTGCCGCCCGGGACCGAGTTCACCGTCAAGCAGATCGCCGAGCAGTACGAGGTCTCCGCGACCCCGGTCCGCGAGGCACTGGTCGACCTCTCGGCCCAGGGCCTGCTCGAACTGGTCCAGCACCGCGGCTTCCGGGTGCGGATCTTCTCCGTGGACGACTTCCGGGGAATGATCGAGGCCCGCTCGCTGGTCGTGGACGGGATCTTCCGCAGGCTCGCCGAGCGCGGCACCGCCATCGGCTCCGGCGAGCTGCTGGTGTCCGTGCGGCGCCGGGCCGAGGAGGCGCGGCGGGCCGCGCAGAGCGGTTCGCTCGAAGTGCTGATCGGCTACGACCTGCGCTTCTGGCGGGAGCTGAGCGGGCTGGTCGGCAACACCTACATCTCCGAGTTCCTGCACCGCATCCGGGTGCAGTGCTGGGTCTTCGCCGTACCCCACCTCCAGCGCGACCCGCAGCGGCTGCGGGCGGCGCTCTGGGACGGGCACAGCGACCTGGTGGACGCGGTGACCCTCGCCGACGCGGACGCGGTACGGCGCATCGTGCAGGGGTACAACCAGCACGGCCTGGACTGGGCCGCCGGACTCTAGCCGTACGGTTCTGCAGTCGTACGGCGTCTGCCGTCGTGTGGCGTCTGCAGTCGTACTGCCGTCGTACGGTTCTGCCGTCGTACAGGTTCTGCGCACCCCTTCGCGGAGCGTGTCCGGAGCACTACTCTGGCCGGATCGGCGCCAACGACTGATCGGAGCCCGCGTGGCCTGTGACCTGTGGCTGGTCCCTCTTGTCGACGTGCTGTGCCACAGCCCCGACAACCCCTTCGCGGAAGAGATCGCCTCGTACGACAAGGCGCTCGGCGAGGCCGGACTGCCGTCCGTGCCCGTGTTCGCCTACATGCCGGGCCTGAGCGGCGACGTGGCCCCGGTCGCCGGCTTCGACTACGACGCCCTGCATTTCCTGCGGCGGGCGTACCTGCTCCAGATCTGCGGGCTGCCGGTGACCCCGGTGGACGAGCTGGGCGGGGACTACGAGCAGCTCCTGGAGATGTTCGAGCCGACCGCGCAGCAGTCGCATCTGGTGTGGCACTACGACCACGCGGGGGCGTACGTGCCGGTGGATTTCGCGGCTCCGCTGGCGAACGAGGAGCTGTTGGCCGGTGGAGGGCCGCTGGGGTCCGCGCAGGGGTTGCTGCGGGAGCTGGCGTTCGTGGCTCCCGCCATCGGGATAGATCCCGGTAATCCGCCTGCCGCGCCGGCGCCGCCGGGGCGGCCGACGTCGTTGGAGGAGCCGGCGGGGCCGATTCCGTATGACGACAGTCCGTTCGCGCGGGAGCGGCACGTGTGGCTGGGGTTGCACGCCGCCGCCACGCGGAGTCTGGGACAGGGCTCCATGATCATCTTCAGTTGAGCAGGGGGTCTGCGGCGGAGCTCGGAGATCGGGGCTCCGCCCCGGACCTCCCCCAGACTCCGTCCGGGGGACCCCCACGCCTCGGGCGCCGACAGGGCCGAACCGGTCAGCGGGGCTGTTCCGGGGGGCGCTGGCGGGGCATGTTGGGGCGGGTGCCCGGGGGCAGGGGGAAACGGGCCGGGGGGACGTACGCGTCCGAGCGGGCTCCGTTGGCGCCCAGGGACTGCATCACCAGCGGGGCGGGGCCGGAGCTGAATTCCACCATCCACTCCGCGGTCTCGGAGCGCACCAGCTCCGTCACGTCCTCCGAGAAGCGGCGCAGCACCGTCAGGCACCGCTCGGCGGCCTCGCTGGCCGTGCCCTCCGTCGGCCCGAGCACCTCCCGTACGTTCTCCGAGGCCCAGTCGAACTGGAGGGTCTGGAGTCGGCGCTGCACCGCCTGGGCCGTGGCGACGTCCCGCATCCAGCCCGAGGTCAGGCCGAAGAACCGGTCGCAGGCCAGGCAGGCAGCGGCCAGCAGCAGGGACAGGTAGCCGTACGCCGACGCGCCCGGCGCCGAGCCCGTCAGCTCCAGCAGCGGCATCGCGGCGCCCGTGACGGCGCCCGCGGCGGCCCCGACGCGCAGCACGCGCGCACCACGGCGCTTCCACGCGCGGTCGGACAGGTACCACTCGGCGGTGCGCAGCGCATCGGCCTCGACCCGGCGGTAGAGCTCGTCGAGCCGCTCGGCAGGCTCGCCCCAGTCCCCGAGGGGGAACGGCCGTCCGGTCAGATCGCCCGCCGCCATCGGTCCGCTGCCCTCCTCCCGGGGATCCCGGGGTGGCCCCTCGGGCTGCATCTCCGGCTGGCTCACCCGGCACTCCCTCTGCCTGCGCTGACGTGTGGTGGTGCGCGTGTGCGCAATGATGCGCATGCTCTTCCTACCTTCGAATGAGGCGCGATGGGCAAGGTATCCCAGGATTTCCGCCCGCAAGGAGGTCTCCATCAGGTACGCGTACGTCCTGTCTCTCACTCGAAAGAGTTGGTCCTCACGGCGTAGGGCGCAGCGCGCGGGGAGCACGTAGGCTCGGATTGACCAAGCGTCCCGACGGCATGGAGTGAGTGACCTGTGATTCCCGGTGGTGGCCAGCCCGACATGCAGCAGCTGCTCCAGCAGGCCCAGAAGATGCAGCAGGACCTCGCAGCGGCCCAGGAAGAGCTGGCCAGGGCCGAGGTGGAGGGCCAGGCCGGCGGCGGCCTCGTCAAGGCGACCGTCACCGGCTCCGGTGAGCTGCGTGCCCTGGTGATCGACCCGAAGGCCGTGGACCCCGAGGACACCGAGACGCTCGCCGACCTGGTGGTCGCGGCCGTCCAGGCGGCCAACGAGAATGCCCAGGCGCTCCAGCAGCAGAAGCTGGGCCCGCTGGCCCAGGGGCTGGGCGGCGGCAGCGGCATTCCCGGCCTCCCCTTCTAGCATTCCCACCGCACACGAACGAAAGAAGGCAGTCCGTTGTACGAAGGCGTGGTCCAGGACCTGATCGACGAACTGGGCAGGCTGCCCGGCGTCGGGCCCAAGAGCGCGCAGCGGATCGCCTTCCACATCCTGCAGGCCGAGCCCACCGACGTCCGCCGCCTCGCGCATGCGCTGCTCGAGGTGAAGGACAAGGTCCGGTTCTGCGCGGTGTGCGGGAACGTGGCGCAGGAGGAGCGGTGCGGCATCTGCCGCGACCCGCGCCGCGACACCACGGTCATCTGTGTCGTGGAGGAGCCGAAGGACGTCGTCGCGATCGAGCGGACGCGTGAGTTCCGGGGCAAGTACCACGTCCTGGGCGGCGCGATCAGCCCGATCGAGGGCGTCGGCCCCGATGACCTGCGGATCCGCGAGCTGCTGTCGCGCCTCGCGGACGGCGAGGTGACCGAGCTGATCCTCGCCACCGACCCGAACCTGGAGGGCGAGGCGACCGCCACCTACCTCGCCCGCATGATCAAGCCCATGGGCCTGAAGGTCACCCGCCTGGCCAGCGGGCTCCCCGTCGGGGGAGATCTGGAGTACGCGGACGAGGTCACGCTCGGGCGGGCCTTTGAAGGAAGGCGACTTCTCGATGTCTGACGCAACGCTGCACGCCCTGGGCCAGGACCCGGACGACTTCGCCGCTTCCATCGCGGACCAGATCGAGTCGTTCATCGTCGCGGTCACCGAGGTGGCCAAGGGCGAGGACCCGGACAGTGCGGTGCCCTTCCTCCTTCTGGAGGTCTCCCAGCTGCTGCTGGCGGGCGGCCGGCTGGGCGCGTACCAGGACGTGCTGCCCGACGAGCGGTACGAGCCCGACCTCGGCCCGGAGCCGGACGTGGACGACCTGCGCGAGCGGTTCGCGGTGATGCTGGAGCCGGTCGACGTCTACTCCGAGGTCTTCGACCCGTACGAGCCGCGCAAGGCCCCGGTCGCGCACCGGATCTCCGACGACCTGGCCGACGTGGTCGCCGACCTGCGGCACGGGCTCATCCACCACCAGGCGGGCCGGATCACCGAGGCGCTGTGGTGGTGGCAGTTCTCGTACTTCACCAACTGGGGCCCGACGGCCTCGGCCACTCTGCGTGCCCTCCAGTCGCTGATCGCGCACGTACGGCTGGACCAGCCCCTCGCCGCCCTGGACGGCCTGGACACGGACGAGGACCTGGCGGAGGACGAGCTCGCCGAGCAGGCCGGAGAGGTGATGGCCCAGGAGCTCGGCGGTCTCGGCCGCGCGTGAGCGCCTGGGCGAGTGCGCAGGTGAGCGCCTAAGTGAACGTGCAACCGAGCGCGCAACCGGGCGCGTAACCGAGTGCCCCGCGGGGGAACCCATCGTTTGATCTTTACGTCTCATGATGTGGTACGAAGCGGTCGGATCCCGGTCGCTCGTTACACTGCACCAGCAATGAGACGGACTGAGCGAGGAGCGCACGTGGGCCTTGTCGTGCAGAAGTACGGAGGCTCCTCCGTAGCCGATGCCGAAGGCATCAAGCGTGTTGCCAAGCGGATCGTGGATGCCAAGAAGAACGGCCACCAGGTGGTCGTCGTGGTTTCCGCGATGGGCGACACGACGGACGAGCTGATCGATCTCGCCGAGCAGGTTTCTCCCATGCCTGCCGGGCGCGAATTCGACATGCTGCTGACCGCCGGAGAGCGGATCTCCATGGCCCTGCTGGCCATGGCGATCAAAAACCTGGGCCACGAGGCCCAGTCGTTCACCGGTAGCCAGGCAGGCGTGATCACCGACTCGGTCCACAACAAAGCGCGCATCATCGATGTCACGCCGGGCCGTATCCGCACCGCACTGGACGAGGGCAACATCGCCATCGTCGCCGGCTTCCAGGGCGTGTCCGCGGACTCCAAGGACATCACCACCCTCGGCCGTGGCGGCTCGGACACCACCGCCGTCGCGCTCGCCGCGGCGCTGGACGCCGAGGTGTGCGAGATCTACACCGACGTCGACGGCGTCTTCACCGCGGACCCCCGCGTCGTGAAGAAGGCGAAGAAGATCGACTGGATCTCCTCCGAGGACATGCTGGAGCTCGCGGCCTCCGGTTCCAAGGTGCTGCTGCACCGCTGCGTCGAGTACGCGCGCCGCTACAACATCCCGATCCACGTCCGCTCGTCCTTCTCCGGACTGCCGGGCACCTGGGTCAGCAACGAGAATCCGCAAGGGGACGCGCAGGTGGAGCACGCCATCATCTCCGGAGTCGCTCACGACGTCTCCGAAGCCAAGATCACGGTCGTCGGCGTCCCGGACAAGCCGGGCGAGGCCGCGGCGATCTTCCGCGCGATCGCGGACGCCGAGATCAACATCGACATGATCGTGCAGAACGTGTCGGCGGCCTCGACGGGGCTCACCGACATCTCCTTCACGCTGCCCAAGACCGAGGGCCACAAGGCCATCGACGCCCTGGAGAAGGCGAAGGGCCAGATCGGCTTCGACTCCCTGCGCTACGACGACCAGATCGGCAAGATCTCCCTGGTCGGCGCGGGCATGAAGACGAACCCGGGCGTCACCGCCTCCTTCTTCCAGGCGCTGTCCGACGCGGGCGTCAACATCGAGCTGATCTCCACCTCCGAGATCCGCATCTCCGTCGTGACCCGCCAGGACGACGTCAACGAGGCCGTCCGCGCCGTGCACACGGCCTTCGGCCTCGACTCCGACAGCGACGAAGCCGTCGTCTACGGAGGCACCGGACGATGACCGCCGACCGGTCCTCCGGCCCGGCGCTCGCCGTGGTCGGGGCGACCGGAGCAGTCGGGTCGGTCCTGCTCCAGATCCTGTCCCAGCGGGCGGACGTCTGGGGCGACATCCGCCTGATCGCCTCCGCGCGCTCGGCTGGCCGGGTGCTGGCCGTCCGCGCGGAGGAGAGCGAGGTGCTCGCCCTCACCGAGGACGCCTTCGACGGCCTCGGTCCGGGCGACATCGCGCTGTTCCTGACCCCGGCCGAGGTCTCGGCCCGGTGGGCTCCCGTCGTCACCGCGCGCGGGACCGTCGTCGTGGACCAGTCCGCGGCCTTCCGGGAGGACCTCGAGGTGCCGCTGGTGGTGCCCGAGGTCAACGGGCACGCCGTACGGATCCGCCCGCGCGGGATCGTCGCCGGCCCCGACTGCGTGACCGCCGCGATGATCGCGGCCCTGGGCGCGCTGCACGCCGAGTACTCCCTCACCGATCTGGCCGTCTCCACGTACCAGGCCGCGAGCGCCGCCGGCCGGGCCGGCTCCGAGGTGCTGCGCCGCCAGCTGTCGCTGGTCGCCGGGACCTCCCTGGGCGAGCACACCGGAGACGTACGCCGTGCGGTGGGCGAGGACACCGGCCCCTTCGCGGCGCCGCTGGCCCTCAACGTCGTGCCGTGGTCCGGTGAGCTGCGCGAGGACGGCTGGTCGTCGCACGAGCTGGCCGTACGGGCGCAGACCCGCCGGATCCTGGACCTGGCGGCGCTGCCGATCGCCGTGACCTGCGTACAGGTTCCCGTGGTGACCGGGCATTCCCTGACCGTGCGGGCCCGCTTCGAGAACGAGGTGGACGCCGTCCACGCCCGGCAGATCCTGGACGCCGCGCCCGGTGTGGTCCTCGTGGACGACCCGGCGGCGGGGGAGTTCCCGACGCCGGCGGACGCCGCCGGAACCGATCCGGCCTGGGTCGGGCGGGTGCGGGTCTCGCTCGACGACCGGTGCGCGCTGGAGTTCTTCGTGTGCGCCGACAATCTCCGCAAGGGCGCCGCCCTGAATGCCACTCAGATCGCGGAACTGATCGCGGGTGAATTTGCGTAATTCGCTTTGTAGGATCGGTACTGATCCCTTGATCAAGGTGATGGCCCGACTGCCGTCTCGATAGACGGGGCAATCGGGAAGAGCGGGTACGCATGAGGGCAATGGGGATATTGCTGTGGCGGCTGCCTCGCGCGTACAACCCTGACGGGGGGACGCGTGTCCTACAGGCGTGGCAGAGGCACTGCTCGAACTGGCCGTCCTACCGGCGCGCACCGGGTTCATCCCGTCGCACCGGGGCTCCCGTGCGCCCGGCGGCGGTCTTCCTGTGATCGTTCCCGTCCCGCCGGCCGGGCCGTCCGAGGCGCCCGTACGGGCTGCCGTACCGACCCGGGGCGGCCGCGTGCCCGCACCGCGCGACAGCGCTGAGGCGGGCGGGAAGCCCGCGGAGGCCGAGTCGGTCACCGAGGCCGAGTCGGTCACCGAGGCCGAGGCCGAGACCGTGACCGAGGTCGTGGCGGGCACCACCGTCGACCACCTCACGGAGACCTACCAGGCGCACTACCGCTCGCTCCTGGGCCTCGCCGCGCTGCTCCTCGACGACACCGCCTCCTGCGAGGACGTGGTCCAGGAGGCGTTCATCCGCGTGCACTCGGCCCGCAACCGGGTCCGTGACCGCGACAAGACGCTGGCGTACCTGCGCCAGACCGTCGTGAACCTCTCCCGGTCCGCCCTGCGCCGGCGCATCCTCGGCCTCAAGCTGCTGTCGAAGCCGATGCCGGACATGGCGAGCGCCGAGGAAGGCGCCTACGACCAGCTGGAGCGGGACGATCTGATCAAGGCGATGCGCGGACTGCAGCGCCGCCAGCGAGAGGTGCTCGTGCTGCGTTACTTCGCGGACATGACGGAAGCCCAGGTCGCCGAGACGCTCGGGGTGTCACTCGGCTCGGTGAAGGCGTACGGATCGCGGGGCATTGCCGCGCTGCGGGTGGCGATGGAGGCTGCGCAGTCATGAGGGACGACCACACCGCGCCGGGCGGCGCGAGCGAGGAAGAGGCCCTGCGGGGCCTGCTGCGCGGGGCCGTGGGGGGCCTGGAGCCCTCCGATGGCGCGCTGGAGCGGCTGCGGTACGCCGTCCCCGCCCGCCGGACCCTCAAGCGGCAGGCCTTCATCGGCGCCGCGGCCGTCGCGCTGCTCGCCGGGACCGCCATCCCGGCCGCCATGCACATGACCGCCGGCGAGGGCACCTCCACCGAGCACTCGGCGATGGCCGGACACGGGGCGGAGGCCGGCGAGAAGCCGGGCGCCGCGCCCGCCGACCCGCACCAGAACGGATCCGGGACCCAGCCCAGGGCCACCCGGTCCGGCAGTGGCGCGCCCGACGCGGGCGGCACCACCGGGCAGCCGGACCCGACGGCTTCCGGTTCCCCGGCCGGCGGGGTGACCGTCGGCCCGACGAGCAGCGGCACCGCCCCCGGCACGGTCGTGGGCAGCGGCAACGGCCCGCAGCCGCCTGCGGCCGCGCCGGGTGTGCCCGGGTGCGGCGCCGAACAGCTGGGGGTGGTGGGCGCGGCCCGCGCCCCGGAGGCCGACGGCAAGGTCTACGGCAGTTTCAAGGTCACCAACGTCTCGGCGCAGGGCTGCGCCGTCGCCGGCCCGGACACCGTGACGGCGGCCGCCGCGGCCGGTGCCCCGACCGGCCCGGGCTCCGGGGTCGCCGTGGTCGGTCACACGGCGGGGGACCCCGCGAGCGGGCTGCTGCCCGATCCGTCGGCGGAGGCGCCGGTGCTGGTGCTCCAGCCGAACACGGCGTACGAGGTCCGCTTCGCCTGGGTGCCGTCGGGGGAGCCGTGCGCCGCGGCGAGCCCGGAGGCGGGGGCGAAGCCGCCGCAGGGCCAGTCCGCCGACATGCCCGCCGCCGACCCGGACACGGGGACCACGCCCCCGGCGGCGCCGGGCGTGGCGGTGTCCCACACGCCCCCGACCGGTTCCCCGGTCACGCGGACGACCCTTCCCGAGGCCTGCGGGGGCACGGTGTACCGCACGGGAGCGATCCCGGTGGACGCCCCGAAGCCGCAGCCGTAGCCGCAGCAGGGGACCCGGACCCGGATCCGGACAGGGCTTAGGCGGTCTTGGCGCTCTCGCGGGTCTCGGCGGGGACCAGGCCCGCCTCCGTGTCGCGGAGGGTTTCCAGCTCGCGGCGGTAGAGGCGGAACCACATGAAGAGCACGAAGGCGACGAAGACGAACCACTCGCCGGTGTAGCCGAGGTTCTGGAAGGCCTTCAGGTCGAGCCCGGTGTTGTTCGGGGCCGCGGCGGGCACCGGGGCCATGCCGTCCGACGGGGTCTGCACGGTCAGCCAGGCGTCGTACAGGCCGTACGGGACGAGGTTGACCAGCGAGGCCGCCCCGATCACGCCGAGCTGCCCGGCCGGGAGGCCGCCCTGGGCGTGGACCC is a genomic window containing:
- a CDS encoding DUF5063 domain-containing protein, giving the protein MSDATLHALGQDPDDFAASIADQIESFIVAVTEVAKGEDPDSAVPFLLLEVSQLLLAGGRLGAYQDVLPDERYEPDLGPEPDVDDLRERFAVMLEPVDVYSEVFDPYEPRKAPVAHRISDDLADVVADLRHGLIHHQAGRITEALWWWQFSYFTNWGPTASATLRALQSLIAHVRLDQPLAALDGLDTDEDLAEDELAEQAGEVMAQELGGLGRA
- a CDS encoding aspartate-semialdehyde dehydrogenase, encoding MTADRSSGPALAVVGATGAVGSVLLQILSQRADVWGDIRLIASARSAGRVLAVRAEESEVLALTEDAFDGLGPGDIALFLTPAEVSARWAPVVTARGTVVVDQSAAFREDLEVPLVVPEVNGHAVRIRPRGIVAGPDCVTAAMIAALGALHAEYSLTDLAVSTYQAASAAGRAGSEVLRRQLSLVAGTSLGEHTGDVRRAVGEDTGPFAAPLALNVVPWSGELREDGWSSHELAVRAQTRRILDLAALPIAVTCVQVPVVTGHSLTVRARFENEVDAVHARQILDAAPGVVLVDDPAAGEFPTPADAAGTDPAWVGRVRVSLDDRCALEFFVCADNLRKGAALNATQIAELIAGEFA
- a CDS encoding aspartate kinase, with protein sequence MGLVVQKYGGSSVADAEGIKRVAKRIVDAKKNGHQVVVVVSAMGDTTDELIDLAEQVSPMPAGREFDMLLTAGERISMALLAMAIKNLGHEAQSFTGSQAGVITDSVHNKARIIDVTPGRIRTALDEGNIAIVAGFQGVSADSKDITTLGRGGSDTTAVALAAALDAEVCEIYTDVDGVFTADPRVVKKAKKIDWISSEDMLELAASGSKVLLHRCVEYARRYNIPIHVRSSFSGLPGTWVSNENPQGDAQVEHAIISGVAHDVSEAKITVVGVPDKPGEAAAIFRAIADAEINIDMIVQNVSAASTGLTDISFTLPKTEGHKAIDALEKAKGQIGFDSLRYDDQIGKISLVGAGMKTNPGVTASFFQALSDAGVNIELISTSEIRISVVTRQDDVNEAVRAVHTAFGLDSDSDEAVVYGGTGR
- a CDS encoding DJ-1/PfpI family protein codes for the protein MNETPRKPVHLAVYDTYADWETGHTTAHLTQRGHRVRTVGPAAERPVTTMGGVRIQPDLALADLRPQDSSLLILTGASLWDTSEELAPFAAKAREFLDAGVPVAAICGATAGLAREGLLDGRAHTSAASFYLAEQPGYGGAERYVEADAVTDGDLITAGPTEPVAFAREVFARLDVYKPDVLDAWYRLFHDSDASAYPVLMAAEAAGDA
- the recR gene encoding recombination mediator RecR, which codes for MYEGVVQDLIDELGRLPGVGPKSAQRIAFHILQAEPTDVRRLAHALLEVKDKVRFCAVCGNVAQEERCGICRDPRRDTTVICVVEEPKDVVAIERTREFRGKYHVLGGAISPIEGVGPDDLRIRELLSRLADGEVTELILATDPNLEGEATATYLARMIKPMGLKVTRLASGLPVGGDLEYADEVTLGRAFEGRRLLDV
- a CDS encoding GntR family transcriptional regulator yields the protein MPGSGAVTRNTLRQQIADALRDEVLAGRLPPGTEFTVKQIAEQYEVSATPVREALVDLSAQGLLELVQHRGFRVRIFSVDDFRGMIEARSLVVDGIFRRLAERGTAIGSGELLVSVRRRAEEARRAAQSGSLEVLIGYDLRFWRELSGLVGNTYISEFLHRIRVQCWVFAVPHLQRDPQRLRAALWDGHSDLVDAVTLADADAVRRIVQGYNQHGLDWAAGL
- a CDS encoding aspartate aminotransferase family protein; the protein is MTPHVTSHTLAAVKDADRKHVFHSWSAQALIDPLAVAGAEGSYFWDYDGKRFLDFSSQLVNTNIGHQHPKVVAAVQEQAARLCTLAPGFAVDVRSEAARLIAERTPGDLDKIFFTNGGAEAVENAVRMARLHTGRQKVLSTYRSYHGATAAAINLTGDPRRWPSDTAAAGVVHFWGPYLYRSAFHATTEAEECERALAHLADTIAFEGPQTIAAIILESVPGTAGIMTPPAGYLAGVRELCDRHGIVFILDEVMSGFGRTGKWFAADHWGVTPDLITFAKGVNSGYVPLGGVAISAAIAETFATRPYPGGLTYSGHPLACAAAVATINAMEEEGIVEHAAHLGANVIGPALAEIAERHPSVGEVRGLGTFWALELVRDKETREPLVPYNAAGAANTPMAEFAAACKASGLWPFVNMNRTHVVPPCTITEAEAKEGLALLDEALTVADRHTTSG
- a CDS encoding YbaB/EbfC family nucleoid-associated protein, giving the protein MIPGGGQPDMQQLLQQAQKMQQDLAAAQEELARAEVEGQAGGGLVKATVTGSGELRALVIDPKAVDPEDTETLADLVVAAVQAANENAQALQQQKLGPLAQGLGGGSGIPGLPF
- a CDS encoding SLATT domain-containing protein — its product is MSQPEMQPEGPPRDPREEGSGPMAAGDLTGRPFPLGDWGEPAERLDELYRRVEADALRTAEWYLSDRAWKRRGARVLRVGAAAGAVTGAAMPLLELTGSAPGASAYGYLSLLLAAACLACDRFFGLTSGWMRDVATAQAVQRRLQTLQFDWASENVREVLGPTEGTASEAAERCLTVLRRFSEDVTELVRSETAEWMVEFSSGPAPLVMQSLGANGARSDAYVPPARFPLPPGTRPNMPRQRPPEQPR
- a CDS encoding SigE family RNA polymerase sigma factor; amino-acid sequence: MPSHRGSRAPGGGLPVIVPVPPAGPSEAPVRAAVPTRGGRVPAPRDSAEAGGKPAEAESVTEAESVTEAEAETVTEVVAGTTVDHLTETYQAHYRSLLGLAALLLDDTASCEDVVQEAFIRVHSARNRVRDRDKTLAYLRQTVVNLSRSALRRRILGLKLLSKPMPDMASAEEGAYDQLERDDLIKAMRGLQRRQREVLVLRYFADMTEAQVAETLGVSLGSVKAYGSRGIAALRVAMEAAQS